aatagagttgaatcgaatcgaatcaaataAACTTAATGGAAATTAATTGAATCAACTTATTAGAATCGAAATTAagtcaaaaagaacaaaagcctAAGTATTAAATATTCATATACAAAGTTAATAGTTTAGAAATTAGAATTCAAACACCACGCCCCCTCAAGATCTGCCACGGTTTTGATTTTGAATTGTACTCCGCATTCCGCAAATATCTTAAAAGAAGGTTTTGAATCGTACAGTATATTGCTGAAAATGTCAAATGGCAAATTGGCAGCATTCATATTTAGCGACATTTATGGTTTTATATACGATGATTATGTTAGTTGAGCTCGAGTAAAATATGGATTAAGGTACTGATGCTAGAGTTGTCGGATATTAAAAGAACAGAAACAAACTACGACTTGACTTAAAGCTTAGAATCTCTTTTTTTACATTTAGTATCGGTCCCAATAAGTCTATCGTTACAACTTACAAGAGggtttataatgaaaaagggtcaCATTGTATTATGAATTCGAGATATTATAACTATATACTAGGGAGTACTACAAAGAATTAAAGAATAAAGAATGAATTGGTGAGAGACAGAGATGACAAAGACTTAAAGTTGTCTACGAGACTAGGAGGTATTGGCGCATTCTGCAGGGAGACCTTGAGGAAACCTTTGAACATCAGCACAATAATTGTAGATCATATAATTTTTATGTACCCAGTTCATCCTTTCTACGCTCGCTGAATCTAGCTCCTGGTTCAACCACCCCGAACCTGAGGTCGCGGAGGGAACTGAACCACAAGAGGAAGTACCCGAAGCCCAAACGCAAGCCTCAGCCTTGTAGGCTTTAAAAGACGCGGTGAATGGAGCTTGAGACCAATCCGCTTTAACCCGACCACCTTGTGTTGCCCAATCATCAGCATTCCACAAGCTGGAGTAGACCCTCATTGGTTGGTCCTTAGGGAATGACACTCCCTTTGACTCCATGTTCTTAAATTCTCTGATAGGAATCCCATCAACCGAAAACACAATTCTTTGCGGATTCCAAAGGATTGAGTAGGTATGGAAATCCTCTGTTGGGTCGAACCATAAATGAAACTGCTGTTCACGGTTGCCTTTCCCTTGAGC
The Silene latifolia isolate original U9 population chromosome 11, ASM4854445v1, whole genome shotgun sequence genome window above contains:
- the LOC141611695 gene encoding putative xyloglucan endotransglucosylase/hydrolase protein 23, producing the protein MASSSFSILFTTILLATLVVSTLANFDNEFDITFGDGRARVLNNGQDLTLSLDKYSGSGFRSKNEYLFGKIDMQIKLVPGNSAGSVTTYYLSSMGSAHDEIDFEFLGNVTGQPYTLHTNVFAQGKGNREQQFHLWFDPTEDFHTYSILWNPQRIVFSVDGIPIREFKNMESKGVSFPKDQPMRVYSSLWNADDWATQGGRVKADWSQAPFTASFKAYKAEACVWASGTSSCGSVPSATSGSGWLNQELDSASVERMNWVHKNYMIYNYCADVQRFPQGLPAECANTS